Within the Eucalyptus grandis isolate ANBG69807.140 chromosome 1, ASM1654582v1, whole genome shotgun sequence genome, the region TGCCCATGGGCGCCGCCGTTGGAATCTTGCTCGCCCGCTGTAATCTTGGGGCCGAATGGGGGGGACGCCGACGAGCATGCCGGAATCCATCGATGGGGAGTAACCGAAATTCCGTTGCGAATGAGAGATGACTCGCGATCTTGGTCATAGGCGGGTCCACTCTCATATGGGCGTATGCGCATACACCTTTCAAGAGCCTAATCTCATACGGATTCAAGCGGTAGACTCGTTAAAGGGGTGGATTCAATCAAACTGacttgaataaaaaattccatACAATACAAATTCAATGAATCGTATCCAACTTATATGATCAAATCTCTTctatatttaatcaaattgagGCGAGAGTATAAAGTAAACGAGCACGAAATTAAATGGAGACGAACATATTATAAATGTGGGTTTGATGTAAGCAAATTATAAACTCAATCACGACCTAATTGCCGAATATAACTCGCTTATAACAACAACAGCTCAATCCATCAAGTacgcattaaaaaaaaaaaaaaaaaagtgctcaCGACATATCTTGACAGCTCTATCGAGCGATAATCATAAGAGGTCGAAACATCCGATTCAGATTCATCAAATGAAATCACATGCCACATATCTCCTCAttattcttcctcttctttaaAAAGAGCACCTAAGTTGAATATACCCCGAAGCGCACCAACAAgatccattattattattttatttatttttatgattgcGAAATAGGCCCGGGAGAAGTTGCACGAGAAATTTTGGCTTCGGGAGAAGGGGCCAAAAGAAACGAACGTGGACGTCCAATGGGAGACTGTGAGAGCCTGAGAGGGAGAGGCGAAACGAGATCCGGCTTCCGTCCAAATGCGCAAAAGTGCGCCTGGCGCCCCCCGCCTCCTTTTTGTACGCTTTTCTGGCGTGAAACCGCAcgtagctaaaaaaaaaaaaaaaaaaggaaaaaaaaaaaaaagggcttttTCCATCATTTAAGTACGTGGCGGCCGGGCCTCGCCTCCGCAGCGCGCAACCCACCAAATTGCTGTACCCTTCCTCCGCATATTCCTTCCGAATGTTCTCTTCCCCTCTCCCCACACATCAATTtcctcccctttctttcttttttttttttaaataatcgatTATCGTACCCGTTTTAAtcgatttattattattattattttgttttgtgcGAATCATCATTatggaaattataatttttccttgacgggtgtttttttttaatgattgccCAAGCTCTCTCAGTTAGTAGCAGCACtggtctattttttttttcgtcggCCATCGCaccgcattttttttttttttttaaagaaataaggtCGTTGagctaaaaaataaaactgagagtgagctaaaaaagaaaactgagaaTAACGTGGAGGATTTTGGAAGGGAGAGATTGGGTTCAATGCACCTTTTGACTGCCCTAGCAGCCCAAAGCGATTGGACTCGTCTCGATCGCACAAGGTGCCAGAGATTGAATAGTCGCGCCATGTGGGCAGATCCTGTCCGCAATGGCTGTTGAATACGGGGGCGACGGCATCAAAGTAGTACGGGCTCGGCTCGGGAGCTTGCCGGTTCAAGCCAGGCGGATTCAGACTCTAGTTAGTGCTCGACTCGACTCCCATGCATAATTCAAGTTTAATTTGAACTTGGCTGGGTATTGaaacttttttctaatttcgactCAATTAGATATTGGAGATTCGAGCTTTCCTTGATCAAGTTATAATTAATCAAGTTATGAAAGGGCTAGAACTTGGATTCGAGCTTGATAAGCTTGAAATAGTACTTCCCCTACATGCATAAGCACATATGTAACTTAAATTATTTTGTgtcaatttataattattaattttattcatttaaacaaaAGGTACTTTGGCCGAAGTAAGTGACTAAGTAGCTATCGCTCACTCAACACGGTCATACAAGTTCATATTCATCCAACCCAATCAACCAGAGTGAACAATAATGGGAGGATTGGATGCGGGAGAAATTCTTGACGGTGGATGTGATGTTCAGTTGATTCCCTCTCCCACAACGGACCCATACGAGTGAGAACGGAAAGGGAGGAGAAAAGAGGGCCCCAATAGGCCTTCAATTGGATATGCCTCGCCATTGAACTGAGTAATGGAGAATCGGAACTCAAACTCAATAGGATACTCGAGTCGGGCGATCTCAAAAAGTCATCGGACCGGTTTCACGAGCACAACCCCCCGGCTCCATCCCTTTCTCGGGACAAGCGTTCGGTTTTCTGACCGTGAGCTCCACGCTAGATCTATGAAGTCATCGTATACAATGACATCGGGAGTATTTGGCGTACTCTACTTAGTACTTGTTCATTGCATTTGCATTCATAAAATACACGTCTCTACTTTGACCCAAAAAGCTTTCAACGCTTTGACGAAAGGGAGTAATCACTTATCGAGTTCACGCAATAGCTCCCCTTTACGGCGctttctcaactttttttttttttaatgaatttcgtCAGGCCAGATTCGTAtaatatttattcttttttttaaatgagaagaaggaaaacaaaaaaaaaaaaaaggaaaaagagagagaggaggaaatcaatttccccaaatttcacgtcaaattttaacttttattccGTGAAGTTTCGCCATGGCGAGTGCCGCACCTTTTCGGAAAACCGCCGTCTCCCTATAAATAGTTGGCCGCGGTCGCCACCTCTTCCCCACCACTCCCGCTGCGCACCGCTTCTGTAACCTCCAACaccaccccccccccaaaaaaaaaaaaaaaaaaaaaagtctcctccctccctcctctctctctctctctctctctctagctcttgCTTCGagccttctctctcctccgtaaCCGTCGACAGCTCGAAGAATGAAAGTGGACAGGACGGCCGGGCGGGACggcgccgacgccgacgccgaagCCATGTGCAAGAAGATCGAGGTGGCCCTCCTCGACCAACGCGACCTCTgccccgccgccaccgccgcggcgccggcgccggccggGGCGCCGGGGGGAGGAGGTCCACTTCACGCCGCCGCTCAACTTCGCGATGGTCGACAATGGCATCTTCCGCTCCGGCTTCCCCGACTGCGCCAACTTCGCCTTCCTCCAAACCCTAGGCCTCCGCTCCATCATGTGAGGGCGCCCCACGcgcgattttttattttcctttttggctttgtttttcCATCCATTTCCGTCCGTTTACGTGACGTGCGTGCTGAATTTCGCCTTCCGTTTGTTTTGTCTTGCGGTCGGATCGGTTCGGCGGCGGACGGAGCAGTTGCCTGTGCCCGGAGCCGTATCCGGAGGCGAACATGGAGTTCCTCAAGTCCAGCGGGATCAAGCTTTTCCAATTCGGAATCGAGGGATATAAGGTGAATATTCTGTTCCTCGGGATTGAGCTCTTTCCGCTACTTTTGACGTCGCTgtacgcttttttttttccctcatttcttTATTCTTCACCTCCccgtcttcttttctttgggcACCGATTTTTCTCGTCCCTACTTTTAGTAAATGGGCATTCGTGGGGGAGCTTGGCTCCATCGGTAACCGGTCGATAAGCTACCTTCGACGAGtgatgtgattattttttagccatCGTACGAGTGGGTCGTTAggtttttttcctcttcttcttttttttttttgaattcgcATCTTCTCGACTTTATGGCCGTCTAATTTGGGCTTGCACCGGTCGTGTTTGCTCGGTGGCTTGAGTGGAAAGGGGGGCCCTTCATATTCCGATTATCCGGAAAGTAGGACAAATGGAGGATGGCAGCCACTGGGGCATTGAATTGCATTAACGATTGATGTACCGAATTGGTATCTTGTTAGTTGAATGGGCATCATGGGCATCGTTTTGATTGGGTTCCTCTATGTATATATTCAGAGAGGGGAGATAAGACCTAATTCTGGGAACATCCCAGAAGAGAGTGCTCATGAGTGTCACATgcattcattgtttttttttttcaagataagGAATCCGAAAAAGTTGGCCGATAATTTGATCCAACGACAGTGGCAGTGCTGTAATATCGTGTCAGTAGCCTGAGTCTTTTTTGAGACGATGAAGTCGGAGAGAATTGTCAGTAGATATCCTTGTTCAATATATGTGTTTAATCTGGCTGTTTGGTAGGGTTTAATTTTGCTGATGTTCTACTTGATTTTTGGGTGTCGCATGCATTGTAAAACTGATTTAGTTTCGATATCATGTGATGAGCACTTGGCGTATATTTGTCCCGTGCACcggaaagaaaaggcaaaaccATGAAATCAGCGAAATTTATGGTAAAATTGTTTCGGAAATGATGATAATGACAACTGAATATTgtcctttagaaattttcatgaaggGACTACTCATTACTCGGTTGGTCCGCACCTTACTAGCTTTGACAAGTTGCATCTTTCGATAAGTTTCTAGATGACTTTTCTACTCATCCCGTGGATGCATTTTCTTCAGTATTTTTGCTTTCTCCTCCATAAAACGTTGGAGAGCCTcttccattcatttttttttctctggtcATTGGGCGTCATCTTTTGACATTCTGAAATTGAAACGTTTCTCCTTATTTAACTTTAAGTTTTCCAATCAAGTAACCCCAAGCAACTAAAGTCGAGAGCTCAGATTTTGAATACACTTTGGAATCTACAGTTTGGTTGTaaagatttgaattttctttgatgatagtGATCCTTGCTCAATGAGCGATCTAATTGAGGGCCTTCCTCTTTCTGCTATTGCTATTTTCATGACACACGCGTGCACACACACACAGTTTACAAAACTAACTCAGAGAACACATAAACTTGTCCGTTGcctatttttcttaaattttccaTCGCTGTGGTATGTTGATTTGTGACGATTTCCAAGTGAAAGATACTAATACCGAATTTGCAATCCTAAGATGTTGACTCGAGTATGATGAGTGAAAGAATACAGATTACTAGATTTGCATCTAGAACATAGCATTTTGTGAGGACAAGTTGGCTACTTTTTTCAGCCTTCTTaggacaaaatatgaaaatacaAGCTATGCATGAAATTAGACTATAGAAATTTCTGGCTGGTAGACTTTTCCTTATGGCTAAACAAAAATTGTAGAGATACATGTtcctgggaaaaaaaattggaataaagtCTTCATGTTTTACTAGGTTTAGAACCTCTCTCAATAAATTACAAGCAAATAAATCAACTAACCCCAACTTTGTTGCTATTGGTTTCTGTTGGTTGACAATACTAAGCAATTGGATTAAAAGATGAGAACTCCTCAGGCTtgtttatataatttattttctctggATTTATTTTCATATGTAGGCACTAACGACAGTGGTCCATTTGAGTGGTTCTGTCCAAGTAATTTATCTTTTCTGTGTTGCCTTTAGGGTTAAATATGTGCATTTCGTTATTGTTTAGTGGTTCATATCTTAATTTTTTGCAGACCTTATTTTATAACTAGCTACATTAGAGACTAGAGTAATTCCATATTCAAAAGCGATCATCTTGGTTGTGCTTTCAGGAACCCTTTGTATATATCCCGGAGGAGACAATTCGTGAGGCATTGAAGGTTCTACTTGGTACGACAATGATTCACTCTCATCCTATATTTACCTGGATGCAGTAATCAAATTTGGTTTGAGGGTCTTAATGTTTGTTCTTGCCATTTTTAATGCAGATGTAAGGAATCATCCTGTTCTAATTCACTGTAAGAGAGGAAAGGTATGTTGCTTCATCTATATAAGCTATTAGCTAATGCTGCAGTTTAAACCAAGCTTTGcttaaaaatgggttttgacTTTTGGGGTTTTCCCTCCTATGCGCAGCACCGTACGGGCTGTCTGGTGGGCTGCTTGAGGAAATTGCAGAGGTGGTGTCTTTCATCCATATTCGACGAGTATCAGCGCTTTGCAGCAGCGAAAGCAAGAGTTTCAGATCAAAGGTTCATGGAGTTATTTGATATTTCTAGCTTGAAGAATGCACCATTGACATTTTCATTCTCAAAGAGGATCTCCTCGCAGTCTTAAGCAGACATTTTGCTTTCCAGTGGTGGAGGCAGTTCGATCGTCTTGCTTTAAAATTAGTAGGAAAGGGTTGATGAGTTTCCTGACTGCTTTGCCGCGGCTAAGGAATAGTGCTTATTTGTTTTTCCTCTCGTGCAGCAATTAATAAGAAGGACACAGACTTCTATGGGGGCTCTTCAGATTCGTTCAACGGGTCCTCTAGTTCATTTAATTAGCAAGAAGAATAAGGTGCCAATTCGCATAAAACGTGTGTATGAATCAACGGCCAAAATAACTGTATCTGCTAACTGTAATCAGCTGTTTTTCGCCCATTGTTATATTAGAGGCCTGGCAGCTGGGGAGGGCAGCACTTTTTAGTGTTAGGATTTTGGTCAAATGAATTTTGCGGATTGTAAAGTTAATGGGATCTTACATGTCTAGCGCAATCTGAGGGGAATATCCTTTTGCGAATGTAATTCTCTCAAGTGCTCTAGCACTATGTTGAAATGGCAATTCGTTTCCATACTGCAGTCCTCTGGAATTTGGCTTTACATGTTTTCCGCGTGATACGCCCTGTCAACGCCATCAGACTAGATATTGAGTAGATGTTGAAGTGATTGAATACTGAGAGAGCAAACTACTGCTCTACCGTGAATTTCCGCCGCACTACACTGATTTGATTTCCACCACTTTAGCATGAAGGTTGGTTCCATGAACTTGATTTCGATACGTTCACATACTGATTTAAGGGGGAGCGATAGAGGGGACAGATTTACTTCGGCGCTTGAAATGCGAAAGAGAAGAACGATCAGTGAATCTCGAGCTCGTCGATGATTAGGATTATTTTCGAGACGTCGCTCCAACTGTCCGGAGAATGTATCTTTTCACTTCACCTAAAAAGCATAAAACCGGGTGAATCTCTTGCCCCTGGAGGGATCAATAATGAAGGGTAGGTTAACGACTCGCAAGCTGCTTAGGCCCAGAAATCAGCAATGAGCTAACGCAAGCTTAGGCTGTCAAAGCATTTGGCCAAAAGGGCTTTGATGTCCAAAGGGCCTCGCAATGACCATCGGACAATCCACTGCATGCCCTCTGCCACTGTACATAATTATTGTCGGATCGTGAGCCATTCTCAAAACGCgccccccccttctctctctttttttatactTCTCTTTTTGTAATGTAATACGAGCACAGGATATGATGCTACGGGTCCAGATACGCAGGGGGCGGGGGCGGCGCACGGAACGAGTGGGAAGGcatgcatttctttcttttttgctaatAGGGTCAAAAAGGATGCGGAcgagagtctctctctctctctctctctctctctctctgttttttttttttttttttttttgggtctggcACAAGAGTCTTGCAGAGTAATGATTTAGCAAAGACTCCCCCCAGTTCACCATGTGATGCGAGAGTATAATGGCAGTAAGAGGCCAATTAAGGGAGGCAGGACgaatctctctctgtctctctctctatctgtggATCCATGGTGGAGGACCACCTCTTCACGTCTCTCTCCCAGCCTAGGGCAGCGTGCGTGCGTGAGCAGTGTCGCCTGCTCTTTCATTTCATCTTTTCTGGCCGACCCCTATATTTTTCGACCCTTCATTAATGTTAAGGGGTCATTCCCGTTTCataccaacttgcatcccggtGGTGGTCGGCGACGACAAGCTCGTTTTGCTGGGATCGATGATGTGAGTACATCGTCTACTGCCGGATCGAGTGACACATAATTTTCCACTCGagattgattaaaaatttgagGGTCATTGTTAAACTTAAGGCTCAAATTAGTTCACATTGCATATAAATGCAGTGTGAGCAAAAGTGTggaaaggagaaaggagaagggCGGGAAGGCACATGGGCCACAACATGGACGCAACTTTCCTCCTCGTGTTCAGCATATATAAACAAAAGGACGAAAGAAAAGGACGGAGAACACCCGTGGTTACTGAGCGGTCGTCCTGTCGCGGCTGCTGCCATTGCCAGCCCGAGTGTGTAGCGTCCCCGCCCTACCTAATTCTGTGACCTTCACATGAGCCCCCTACCTAATTCTGTGACCTTCACATGAGCCGCAGAAGCAATATCACTCGGTCATTATCAAACTTATTGTAATCTTATTGTGTACCACATTCACTGTGTCATAAAAGGGCTGGACCAGATTCCACATTGACATTTATTTAAAGCGAAAGTCTGCTTCCTTCATTTTTCGACCCCTTATGcgatatcttcttcttctgtaGTCGGGTATTGGGTATTCGGGTCACGGCCCTACCACGATAAAACGAATCGAATGTGGGCACAAACGGGTCATGAATCAGAAGCCGGAAAGGGTCAGGAAGAACGTGCACCCAAGCAGGAGGAGCAGTGAAAGCAATGTAGAAGAGGGGAAAAACATAAGTGTCATATCTCTCAAATATGGACAACGCTTGCTACAAGTAGTGGAAGAAGATTAGCTTTTCTCATGACCCCCCTACGACAACTCTGGAATTAGATACAATCAGCAACAGGGACccccaaccccccaaaaaaatgtAGAATTCTACATTTAAAACCCACCCGCCCAAAtgctaaaaataataattttaatccCTAATTTCCCCCAGTCTCGTCATCATCGTCCATCATATCACCTTTCAGTATCCCGTTGGGAAGTCGCATTTTCCATACTCTGcacagggaaaaaaaaggagaaaagaacaGTGGGGGGCATCATCATTAGTAACTCATCTCATCAAGTATGAAAAAACGGGTTtagctaaataaataaataaattacgtTATGATGTACagttaattaaaaattgcaagTTAGTGGAGAAACTGGAAAAGCACGGAGCAAGCATGGAAGTCAAAGACCGGTCAAAAGTCAGATCAGTGGTAGGAAAAGGACAAGGGAACGATTAATTTTCCCAGCTACCACCACCAATTCACGTGGCTGCTCCCTCCGCGGGACCCATTTTTTTGACCTTTGTTACTCGTATGACCTGGACTCCACCTTCGGATTTTTCACACCACCATGATGTTCTCTCAATCATTATCGACCTCACGGAGGAGGTCCGGATACGGTGCAAAAATACGTATACGGTGGGGTTCAGAGGGGGGGAGGAATACGTACTGGGAGGCTGGGATACGATGGAGGCGGCCCCGCCGAAGTCGCAGGTCCAGAAGGCCCGCCCCTTCATCTGGTAGTAGCTGTTGAAGGCGTACGACGCGTGCGCCTCCAGGGTGTTCGGGTCGTAGCACGTGGATCCCCGCTGGATCGGGCGGCAGTCCGCCCCGCCCTCCCCGCACGCGAAGTCCAGCGCCGCCTGCAGCTTCTCCTTCCCGGCCTCGCCTTTGGCCACGCACCAGGTGTTCGCCGACGAGCTCTTCGACACTCCGCCGCGCCCGCCCTTCACCGGCGCCGCGACTCCCCTCTGCCCGCCGCCGGCCGGCGCCGACTTCCCGGTGTCGTGGTAGTTCTTGAGACCCTCCACCGTCAAGGGTACGTCGTAGACCTTGTCCTGGTTCGGGTAGAAGAGGCCGTAGTTCTGCTCCGACGAGGGGCCGGGCTTCTTGTTCTCGTTGAAGAGCGCGAAGAGGTAGACGGTGAGGTCGGCCTGCCGCCTCAGAGGGGTGCCGCCGCCGGTGAGGATCCGGCGGACGAGGTTGCCGTTGTAGGCGGCGGCATTGTCCTTGCTGGCGCCGACCTCGTTCTCGTCGCCCTTGGAGGGCCAGCCCGTCTCGGTGACGACCATCTTGATGTCGTCGTACTTGAGGGCCGACATGGCGGCGAAGACGGCGTCGATCTGGGCGTCGAAGAGGCTGAAGTAGCGGAGCCCGTTGCCGGCGTCGACGACGCCCGGGTTCTCCCGGAAGAGGGCGTAGTCCAGGGAGATGACGTCGGAGTTGGACTCGTAGGCGAAGAAGGGGTAGGCGTTAACCATGAGGTAGGAACCGGTCTGGCGGAGGAACTCGAGCATGGGCTTGAACACCGGTTCGATGAGCTCGGGCCGGAACGAACCAGCCGACGAAGGGTACGAGGCCTACAAAACAGATAAAAATGGGTGTCGAATCGTCGACTCTCCTTACACTAACAGAAGAAAGAACGCGGAACATGATTGAAAATGTCTTGATACGACACGAATGGACAGCCTGCGTACCTGCAAGGCGCTGAGGGCGATGGGCGAGGAGATCTTGATGGCGTTGTGGAGGTTGTGCTTGACGAGGGCGGTGTGGATGTTCTTCATGGCGGGGACGAGGAACCTGGTGGTGTTGTGGGTGTCGACGAAGACCTCGTTGCCGACGGCGATGGCCTCGATCTGGGTGGTCGGGTAGTCGGCGACGTTTTGCTGGACCCAGTCGAGGGAGAAGGACAGGCTGCGGGCCGCGGCGAAGAGTTTCTCGTTGGGGAGGTCGACGGTGAGCCGGATCCCCGTGCCGGCGAAGGCGTGGAGGACGGCGGGGTCGGCGTCGTAGATCTTCAC harbors:
- the LOC104435040 gene encoding glucan endo-1,3-beta-glucosidase 12 isoform X2, coding for MEHLPLAFFFLLLSVLSLADGGSIGVNYGRVADNLPPATKVVQLLKSQGVQKVKIYDADPAVLHAFAGTGIRLTVDLPNEKLFAAARSLSFSLDWVQQNVADYPTTQIEAIAVGNEVFVDTHNTTRFLVPAMKNIHTALVKHNLHNAIKISSPIALSALQASYPSSAGSFRPELIEPVFKPMLEFLRQTGSYLMVNAYPFFAYESNSDVISLDYALFRENPGVVDAGNGLRYFSLFDAQIDAVFAAMSALKYDDIKMVVTETGWPSKGDENEVGASKDNAAAYNGNLVRRILTGGGTPLRRQADLTVYLFALFNENKKPGPSSEQNYGLFYPNQDKVYDVPLTVEGLKNYHDTGKSAPAGGGQRGVAAPVKGGRGGVSKSSSANTWCVAKGEAGKEKLQAALDFACGEGGADCRPIQRGSTCYDPNTLEAHASYAFNSYYQMKGRAFWTCDFGGAASIVSQPPKYGKCDFPTGY
- the LOC104435040 gene encoding glucan endo-1,3-beta-glucosidase 12 isoform X1, which gives rise to MEHLPLAFFFLLLSVLSLAVWTDGGSIGVNYGRVADNLPPATKVVQLLKSQGVQKVKIYDADPAVLHAFAGTGIRLTVDLPNEKLFAAARSLSFSLDWVQQNVADYPTTQIEAIAVGNEVFVDTHNTTRFLVPAMKNIHTALVKHNLHNAIKISSPIALSALQASYPSSAGSFRPELIEPVFKPMLEFLRQTGSYLMVNAYPFFAYESNSDVISLDYALFRENPGVVDAGNGLRYFSLFDAQIDAVFAAMSALKYDDIKMVVTETGWPSKGDENEVGASKDNAAAYNGNLVRRILTGGGTPLRRQADLTVYLFALFNENKKPGPSSEQNYGLFYPNQDKVYDVPLTVEGLKNYHDTGKSAPAGGGQRGVAAPVKGGRGGVSKSSSANTWCVAKGEAGKEKLQAALDFACGEGGADCRPIQRGSTCYDPNTLEAHASYAFNSYYQMKGRAFWTCDFGGAASIVSQPPKYGKCDFPTGY
- the LOC104435030 gene encoding LOW QUALITY PROTEIN: tyrosine-protein phosphatase DSP1 (The sequence of the model RefSeq protein was modified relative to this genomic sequence to represent the inferred CDS: deleted 1 base in 1 codon) translates to MKVDRTAGRDGADADAEAMCKKIEVALLDQRDSAPPPPPRRRRRPGRRGEEVHFTPPLNFAMVDNGIFRSGFPDCANFAFLQTLGLRSIICLCPEPYPEANMEFLKSSGIKLFQFGIEGYKEPFVYIPEETIREALKVLLDVRNHPVLIHCKRGKHRTGCLVGCLRKLQRWCLSSIFDEYQRFAAAKARVSDQRFMELFDISSLKNAPLTFSFSKRISSQS